A stretch of the Papaver somniferum cultivar HN1 chromosome 6, ASM357369v1, whole genome shotgun sequence genome encodes the following:
- the LOC113291870 gene encoding uncharacterized protein LOC113291870, whose product MVVAEFKFCNQTVSHLVSGSTTVKEMISVVKQKWPYVPEDLKLFGYTVDGISNVINHDLDLRFFIHYCSSQEIDLLKFKTQLRTCVDSISSSSSSAPASSSSSSCISSYDVVVVEDVTNDACLIKKVPKKYDAWVNILTGVAQLFEGGNFEVKDYFIKYEICSGRKYNLVKSDFERYTVECKFKEEENCRWRFHASILAKSNGVFQCKRYIAEHSCSLACSDPSKVRMRKSFMKNILSDDLRTSKKKKTAYDVIDLIRMEYGVDLTYSQAYHGLQFTKQFLWGDDIKSYSYFVCFHNWFQQLLTSDAIYRLYLSHWEVQRWSYGCLRQNWKPSGLRSIQLHLEWFPVKMVRVGNGSNLKGIIREDRPLTIISDCGNDILKHVPEVFPNAYHSYYLYHMKGNILVPKGKSTQTAVKLFEECYTALTKEKIYAAAKSMSNLKLNSVVAWMMKISFENWASHAFLVERWGENTSNIAESFNNFIKHDKAASST is encoded by the exons ATGGTGGTTGCagagttcaaattttgcaatcaGACCGTCTCGCATcttgtttcaggatcaactactGTCAAGGAGATGATAAGTGTGGTGAAACAAAAGTGGCCTTATGTTCCTGAAGACCTCAAACTTTTTGGTTACACTGTAGATGGGATTTCAAATGTCATCAATCACGATTTGGATTTGaggtttttcattcactactgcaGCTCACAAGAGATTGACTTGTTGAAGTTTAAAACACAGTTAAGGACTTGTGTTGAttctatttcttcatcatcttcttctgctcctgCTTCTTCGTCATCATCAAGTTGTATTTCCAGCTATGATGTAGTTGTTGTGGAAGACGTCACTAATGATGCGTGTTTGATCAAAAAGGTCCCGAAGAAATATGATGCTTGGGTCAACATATTAACTGGAGTAGCGCAGTTGTTTGAAGGTGGCAATTTTGAAGTTAAGGACTATTTTATAAAGTATGAAATATGTAGTGGTCGCAAATACAATTTAGTTAAGAGTGACTTTGAACGATACACTGTGGAGTGCAAGTTCAAGGAGGAGGAAAATTGTCGCTGGAGGTTTCACGCATCTATCCTTGCCAAATCAAATGGTGTATTCCAATGCAAGAGATATATTGCAGAGCATTCATGTAGTTTAGCTTGTTCTGATCCATCAAAAGTTCGGATGAGAAAATCGTTTATGAAGAATATATTGTCAGATGATTTACGaacatcgaagaagaagaagactgctTATGATGTTATAGATTTAATCCGAATGGAATATGGAGTTGACCTCACGTATAGTCAGGCATACCATGGTTTACAATTCACCAAGCAATTTCTTTGGGGTGATGACATCAAGTCCTATTCATACTTTGTCTG CTTCCATAACTGGTTTCAACAATTACTGACGTCCGATGCTATTTATCGATTGTACCTTTCTCACTGGGAAGTTCAAAGGTGGTCTTATGGTTGCTTGCGGCAAAACTGGAAACCAAG tgGTTTG AGATCTATCCAGCTGCATTTGGAATGGTTCCCTGTGAAAATGGTGAGAGTTGGCAATGGTTCCAATTTGAAGGGCATTATTCGTGAAGATCGTCCACTGACCATCATATCAGATTGTGGAAACGACATTTTGAAGCATGTGCCTGAAGTCTTCCCAAATGCTTACCATTCGTACTATTTGTATCATATGAAAGGAAATATTCTTGTTCCAAAGGGCAAGAGTACACAAACTGCAGTCAAGTTATTCGAAGAGTGTTACACTGCATTAACAAAGGAAAAAATTTATGCTGCTGCGAAGAGTATGAGTAATCTTAAGTTGAATTCAGTGGTTGCttggatgatgaagatttcatTCGAGAATTGGGCTTCTCATGCATTTCTAGTAGAAAGGTGGGGTGAGAACACATCTAATATTGCTGAGAGTTTTAATAACTTTATTAAGCATGATAAAGCCGCTTCCAGCACTTGA